The nucleotide sequence GTAGGCATTTAGTTTCTTGCTACTTTTGGTAGGGACAACTAGAATCAATGTGAGTTATATTCATGACATCCTTAATGTTGTAAAAGCCGGAGTTGATatttatatataagtatattaatattctgaacagtattttttatgacaCTCGATATAACAATGCATCCAATATTTTTGCAGAATCGCTACCAAACATGTGCATTCATTCAGCAATTCAGTCAATTTAGTCTCTGGTCTATCTTCTATGCATATGTTATCTGTGGTGTCAGTTTTGTGCACAGGTTTTGTGAGTGAGTGAGTTTTGCTTGTGTGTGTCTTGTTTTCATTTCCTTGATTTTATTCCATCagagttaaaaataaaggtaacaCCTTTGTGACTTAATTTATGatttgtttaatatattttgtaataagccTCATTACAAATACTCACTTAGATCCTCTAATAAAGGTGCTAATTTAGGATTAGTGTTCAGGTGTTGATTGGTTGTGaccttatttttattaggtaggcAGAGTGAGATGTCGTCACCACGCCCGAAATCCCCTCGTACTCCCGTGTTACCTAAAAAGGAAGATAAAGAAGAATCGTTCTGGGACAAGATTGGAACCATTGGTCGCAAGAAGCGCATAAAAGAAGGTATGTGGTGATATCAtgtttgtcttttgtttctgtGTGATTCATGAAACACAGAAATTGGTACAATAAACAGTAGCAGGGTCAAGGATTATGTCGACGTTCGCTCTCTTTTTCAATACTCATTAAGATAATTACTAAGGATATTCGCCCTTCAGAGTACTCATTGATCACACAGCTGAATGTAGAATAGTCATTTTGATAGCTTCTCAAAATGTCATCTACTCATACCAAAACTATCAGAATATTTCATTGAATACAAGGTTAAGTAATAAACAAGCCATTTAACACATTAGGAAACCAAGTGGTTAACAGTACTAAAATTCCataaataaaactcattaaaaaaaaaataaattaatttgtaagtagTTTAACTTGTTCTTTTGGTTTGTTCAAATAGTTCAAGATGTCCAGGCTGAAGGCAAGTTTGCCATTGACTCTCCAGGGAGCCCAACTGCTCCAGAAATACCACCTGAGGAGTACAGCTTGCGTAAGTTACACTACACCATATGTTTATGATTGATACAAGCTCAGTAAATATTACTTGCTCTATTTTCTGCACAcataatctattaaaaaaatattctaattgtTCTATAGAGGGTATAAATATACTTGTTATGGGGTTTCCTTACGCTATGAGTATAATATGACTCACCTAGGCGTGGCTTAGTTATCCTACCAAACAATGTAATAACAAACAggaaaaatactgaaaaggTATGTTTTTGCAATCTAAATTAATGTCTGTGTTGAATGTTTTAGATGACAATGAAGAAAGAGCCATAATCGAGCCTAGATCTCTCGATGATCCTCGAGTCAAAGAGCTGGTACAAGTACTTATAGATTGGATCAATGATGAACTTGCCACTCAAAGAATAATTGTTAAAGATATCAGTGAAGACTTGTATGATGGTCAAGTTCTGCAGAAACTCCTTGAGATGCTGACAGGCACCAAACTTGATGTGCCTGAAGTTACACAGTCTGAAGAAGGGCAGCGGCAGAAGCTAGCTGTTGTTTTGAGAGCAGTGAATCGGGTATGTTCTGTCACAGAACTAACAAATAACCTGTTTTCTATAATTTCTTCTGTTTATTTACACTTACTATTTACAGGTACTGTTTGGAACATCCAAACCGGTCCCTAAATGGAGTGTGGACTCTGTTCACTCGAAGAATGTCGTATCTATACTGCACTTGCTTGTTGCCTTGGCACGCCACTTCCGTGCTCCTGTACGTCTTCCTGAAAATGTCAGTGTCAATGTTGTTGTTGTGAAGAAGGATACTCCAAATCAACTGTCTCACAGGTACATCTACTCCTATTATGTATTGATTGTTTGTTGGTGTGTGTGTAAGTGAATAATACTAATACCTTGCTGTATAATTTCAGAACTTTTGTTGAAACCATCACAACGACTTATGATGACTTGGGAATGAAATGTGAAAGGGATGCATTTGATGCCCTGTTTGATCATGCTCCTGATAAACTGCAAGTAGTGAAGAAGTCACTCATAACTTTTGTTAACAAGCACCTGAGCAAAGTGAATCTTGAAGTGATGGATTTGGACACACAATTCCATGATGGTGTATACTTGTGCCTTTTGATGGGACTGCTGGAGGGATTCTTTGTGCCTTTATATGACTTCCACTTGATACCAGAAGATTTTGACCAAAAGGTTCACAATGTGTCTTTCGCTTTTGAACTTATGCAAGATGTTGGACTCGCTAAGCCAAAAGCAAGACCTGAAGGTAGGCagaatttttacatattttcaagAACTTTAtatcgtgtgcgttcgcgcagcggaatgttgttgaatttagagattttaattatgcagataattagtgtaagacgtcctataattgtgtatggtaaattaaaatttgtgtatgcagccattgtggagaaattcaccaaaaacagattccgctgggcgaacgttggcgaacgttgtcctggcggaactttttttaatccatagactttagaagaaaagagatgtgtccgaaaa is from Helicoverpa armigera isolate CAAS_96S chromosome 1, ASM3070526v1, whole genome shotgun sequence and encodes:
- the LOC110374269 gene encoding beta-parvin, whose translation is MSSPRPKSPRTPVLPKKEDKEESFWDKIGTIGRKKRIKEVQDVQAEGKFAIDSPGSPTAPEIPPEEYSLHDNEERAIIEPRSLDDPRVKELVQVLIDWINDELATQRIIVKDISEDLYDGQVLQKLLEMLTGTKLDVPEVTQSEEGQRQKLAVVLRAVNRVLFGTSKPVPKWSVDSVHSKNVVSILHLLVALARHFRAPVRLPENVSVNVVVVKKDTPNQLSHRTFVETITTTYDDLGMKCERDAFDALFDHAPDKLQVVKKSLITFVNKHLSKVNLEVMDLDTQFHDGVYLCLLMGLLEGFFVPLYDFHLIPEDFDQKVHNVSFAFELMQDVGLAKPKARPEDIVNLDLKSTLRVLYNLFTKYKSLA